The DNA segment TTGCCTCCCACTCCCAGCCGTCCCGGTGGACCGCTGCCCGCATGTGGGCGGCGAGACCGTACTCCTGTGCGAGACCGATCACGTCGGGCTCCGCTCCGGTGATCAGCTCGGCCGCGCAGCGGCAGGAGATCTCCGCGGCGGCGAGCCAGGCAGTGTAGTTCGAACGGGCCTCTCCCTTCCGCAGGAGCTCGGTCCGCGCCGCCCCTGCCGCTTCCTGGAGCGATTCGAGGAAGGGGACGAGCTCGTCCAGTCGGGGGCCATCGGGGTCCGCCGTCAGCGTGCGTACCGCGTGGGCGATGTTGACGGCCCAGATGGCCTCGGTCAGCGCCTGGTGGAAGAGCCGTCCGCGCAGCATCCAGTCGTCACCGCCCGTGTGCGTGCCCGGCAGACCGGCGTAGAGCTCCGCGTACTCGCGCAGCATCGCCACGGCCTCGCGGCGTTCGCCGGTCGGGCCGGCTGCCAGGTCCCGCAGGCACCGGGCGGCCTCCTGATGCGCCAGTACGGTCCACGCACCCCGTATGGCGTCCGTGTCCAAACGGCAGCCGTACCGGCAGGCGGCACCGCCGACGGGGAAGGCACCGCCGAGCAGGTCGCCGTGGTCGAGCTCCACGCCGTGTGCCGGGCAGACGTAGGCGTGCCACCACCCGCCGGGCTCCGACGGGACAGTCAGCGCGGCCATGCGCCGCCGCCGATGTCGAAGGTGGCGCCGGTGACGTATCCGGCCTCGTCCGAGGCCAGGTAGACGGCCGCGCCCGCGACGTCCTCCACGGTGCCCGCGCGGCCGATGGGCAGTTTCTCCACGATGCCGTGGCGGGCCTCGGGCGCGGTGAACGTGCCGTGGAAGGCGGTGTCGCCGATGTAGCCGGGAGCGAGGGAGTTGACCGTCACCCCGGAGCCGCCGACCTCCTTGGCCAGCCCCTTGGCGAAGCCGACCACTCCGGCCTTGGCCGCCGCGTAGGCGGTCGCGCCGGGACCACCGCCGTCGTGGGCCGCCTGCGAGGCCATCAGGATGATCCGTCCCGCACGCCCGGCCTCCCGCACGTGCGGCAGGGCGGCCCGACAGGTGCGGAAGGCGGAGACGAGGTTGACGTCGATCACGCTGCGGAAGTGTTCCTCGGTCATGTCGGAGACGGGAACCCGTCCGACCAGATGCCCGGCGTTGGCGACGACGATGTCGAGGCCCCCGAGGAAGGCGACGCTCTCGTCGACCAGGCGCTCGACGTCGGTCGCGTCCGTGACGTCCGCGGTGACGGCGGTGGCCTTCCGTCCGAGCGCGCTGATGTCGGCCACGACGCGCTGGGCCGATTCGGCGGAGTGACCGTGGTGAACGATCACGTCGGCGCCCGCCCGGGCCAGCCCTAGCGCGACGGCCGCGCCGATGCCGTGCCCGGCACCGGTGACGAGCGCACGGCGCCCCGTGAGGTCAAAAGGCATGAGGAGTTCTCCGGTTGTATGTCGGATCTGATGTGTCGCGTTGAGCAAGGGGGCTATTTGATGCCGGAGTTGGCGAAGCCCTGCACGAAGTACCGCTGGGTGAGCAGGAACAGCGCCACCATCGGGACCGTGGCGAGCGTCGTGCCGGCCATCATGTAGGCCCAGGCGTTCTGGTCGGCCTGCTGGAAGGCGGACAGTCCCACCTGGATGACCCGCAGGTCGGTGTCGGTCGTGATGATCAGCGGCCACAGGAAGTTGTTCCAGCTGCTCTCGAAGGTGAGCAGGCCGACGGTGGCGATGGCCGGCTTGACCAGGGGTGTCATCACCCGTGCGTAGATGCCGAACTCCCCCATGCCGTCGATGCGGGCGGCCTCCTCCAGCTCCCGTGGCAACGAGAGGTAGAACTGCCGGAAGAGGAAGATGGCGAAAGGCGTGAGCGCGCCGGGAATGATGAGACCCCACCACGAGTCGAGCCAGCCGTGGCCGCCCCGGCCCAGATAGTCGTTGCCGCCGAAGAACGGGATGCCCTTGGCGATCAGGTACTGGGGCACGATCTTGGTGTAGGTCGGGATCATCATGGTGGCCAGGACACCCATGAAGATCACGGTGCTGCCCCGGAAGGGGAGGCGGGCCAGGGCGTATCCGGCCATGGAGGCCAGCGCCAGGTTGAGCGCGGTGTGCCCGAGCGAGATGAACAGGCTGTTGCGGAAGTAGGTGCCGAAGGGTGCGTACTCCAGGGCCTCCGGGTAGTTGTCCCAGTCCCAGATCCGGGGCAGCAGCCCCGGGGGGTAGGAGGCCAGGTCGGGATCGGTCTTGAGCGAGGTGATGATCATCCACAGAAAGGGGATGGCCATCGCCAACGACACCGTGCCGAGCACCAGGTGCAGCGCCACGCGTCGCAGTCGCCGGGCGAGCAGGGGTCTGCTCGTACGCGGGGTCACCGCGGTCGCGGCGCCGGCGGAGAGCTTCTCAGCGGACATCGTCTTCCTTCCCGGTGAGACGTCGGCTGATCAGCATGAGCACCAGCAGGAAGGCGAACAGCACCACGCTCTGAGCGCAGGCCGCACCCATGTTGAACTCCTTGAACGCCGTGCGGTAGATCTCGTACGTCATGACCGTCGTCGAGTTGCCGGGCCCTCCGTCGGGCGTCAGCACGTACAGTTGGTCGAACGCCTGGAAGGAGTCGATGATCGACACCACCAGGACGAAGAACGTCGCCGGTTTCAGCAGCGGCAGGGTGATGGAGAAGAACTGCCGCACCTGTGAGGCGCCGTCGATCTTCGCCGCCTCGTACACGTCGTTCGGCATGGCCTGCAGGGCGGCCAGGTAGATGAGCATCTTGATGCCGATGCCCTTCCAGATGCTCACCACGATCACGGCGGTCAGAGCCCAGTCCGGGTCGGCCAGCCAGACCGGCCCGTCGATGCCGACCCAGCCGAGCATCGTGTTCACGACACCGAGCCGGGGTTCGAACATCCACATCCACACCAGGGCGATCGCCACGGTCGCGGTGACGTGCGGCATGAAGACCGCCGTCCGGTACCAGGCCGACCCCCGCATCTTCACGTTGAGCAGGAGCGCCAGGACGACCGCGATCGCCATGGCCACCGGCACGGTGAAGAAGGTGAAGACGACGGTGTGCCAGATGGACGCGTTCCAGGTCGAGTCACTGAAGATCTCCTGGAAGTTGTCCAGACCGTTGAAGGTGACCGTGCCCGCGAGGATGTCGTAGTCGGTGAACGCCAGGGCGAAGGTCGCCACGACCGGGATGCCGATCCACCACACGAGGTGGATGACCGAGGGCGCCAGCAGGAGGAGGGCTACCCGGCCCCGTTCGTGTCCGAACTTCTTTGTGCGCCGGGGCCGTTCGTCGCGCTGCATCGACGTTGGCGATCTGGTAGATCGATGCACTGCGGGCGGGCGCGGACGTGCCGTGTCCACGGGCGGATGACTGGGCACCAGGGTCACGCCCCCTTGGCGATGATGGCCTCGGCCTTCTCGGCCAGCCCCCGCAGGGCGTCGGCCGGGCTGGACTTACCGAGCAGGGCGCTCTCCAGAGCAGGCTTGAACTCCTCCCGGATCTCCAGCCAGGTCGGCACACCGCCCTCGGAGAAGGCGTGATCCAGGTTGTCCACCGCGAACGAGACGAGCTTGTTGTTCCGCACGTAGTCGGAGTCCGCCGCGCTGAGGACGGCAGGGATGTTGCC comes from the Streptomyces sp. KMM 9044 genome and includes:
- a CDS encoding SDR family NAD(P)-dependent oxidoreductase, which produces MPFDLTGRRALVTGAGHGIGAAVALGLARAGADVIVHHGHSAESAQRVVADISALGRKATAVTADVTDATDVERLVDESVAFLGGLDIVVANAGHLVGRVPVSDMTEEHFRSVIDVNLVSAFRTCRAALPHVREAGRAGRIILMASQAAHDGGGPGATAYAAAKAGVVGFAKGLAKEVGGSGVTVNSLAPGYIGDTAFHGTFTAPEARHGIVEKLPIGRAGTVEDVAGAAVYLASDEAGYVTGATFDIGGGAWPR
- a CDS encoding carbohydrate ABC transporter permease, which encodes MSAEKLSAGAATAVTPRTSRPLLARRLRRVALHLVLGTVSLAMAIPFLWMIITSLKTDPDLASYPPGLLPRIWDWDNYPEALEYAPFGTYFRNSLFISLGHTALNLALASMAGYALARLPFRGSTVIFMGVLATMMIPTYTKIVPQYLIAKGIPFFGGNDYLGRGGHGWLDSWWGLIIPGALTPFAIFLFRQFYLSLPRELEEAARIDGMGEFGIYARVMTPLVKPAIATVGLLTFESSWNNFLWPLIITTDTDLRVIQVGLSAFQQADQNAWAYMMAGTTLATVPMVALFLLTQRYFVQGFANSGIK
- a CDS encoding carbohydrate ABC transporter permease, which translates into the protein MQRDERPRRTKKFGHERGRVALLLLAPSVIHLVWWIGIPVVATFALAFTDYDILAGTVTFNGLDNFQEIFSDSTWNASIWHTVVFTFFTVPVAMAIAVVLALLLNVKMRGSAWYRTAVFMPHVTATVAIALVWMWMFEPRLGVVNTMLGWVGIDGPVWLADPDWALTAVIVVSIWKGIGIKMLIYLAALQAMPNDVYEAAKIDGASQVRQFFSITLPLLKPATFFVLVVSIIDSFQAFDQLYVLTPDGGPGNSTTVMTYEIYRTAFKEFNMGAACAQSVVLFAFLLVLMLISRRLTGKEDDVR